Genomic DNA from Bombus affinis isolate iyBomAffi1 chromosome 8, iyBomAffi1.2, whole genome shotgun sequence:
TTTCGATGATCCGTCTACCATCGCGTTTTATCATCTTATCGCGTTTCTACTTCTACTCTGTCCTCTTAAAGCTTGATACTCAAATAAAAGCAGAAATATCCGTGAAATATTACAGTAGCGATACTTTTCAACGTACGTCTCTTCTTATACACGCGAgattatgcgttataccgacatttaaaaaagAATCTACCTTTCTCGAAAAATGTTCGACAAATACTGCTATTCTTATGCAACTATATCCGAACGACATAGTTAATACTTAATACATACATACGAATATATATACGCGTGTATACGaagcgtataacgataaaaaaaacTACATCTTCATTCTCGTTGTTAACGAGCCGATCGATATTTTTTTCTGTCCTAATTTATGAAACGTTTTACCACGATGGAATTATACTTTTTACGAGTCTcctttcaaataaattttcacCGTCTCTTGTAACTTGTTTTTTTACGTATAACAACGTATTTCATTAAAGCTGAATCTACGCAATGTTGGCATAAAAACATTATAGACGCGTTTTATCTAAAAACATCGAAGATTATTACCGAAATACATGCAAAAGTAATATTAAAACATCGAAGGTCCTGCCGAACCGTATATTACCTGTAATAAGAGAACATTTTCTAGGGTTCTTGGTAACTCGTTAAcgacaattttttttttcccattttttaATCCGTATGAAACAAGGAATACATTATACCGTTTTACCGAATATCTTTTGACGTCTTTTCGAGCAACGCGCGTTTAAAGTAGGTTACgatgtttaattattaattgcctGGTGAACCCATCGGTTTCAGATTTTGGAAAATGTCGGAGCACGAAGCGCGATCCACGAAAAATAAGGAGAGACAGGAAGATAAGACGGATCCGGGCGCTAGCAGACACGGCAACTTCATGAATTATTACCAATTCCATCCTGCGGAAGAGCGCGTGCGACAACTTCCGTGTGGCGTGTGGCACTCGACCCATCCGGACCGGAAATACGTAGGCCTAGACGTTGGCTGTAACGCGGGGGTAAGGCTGAAACAGCTGTCAGACGAAATAGGACGAGTCGACCGTGATACGAAATTACAAACGACAAGCGTTTATATTTAGACGATGTTATACCTTTTCGAATATCGCTCGGAACATGGTTTCTTCCTGAAATCCTTCCGGCCCTATGCTTTttaggaaaagaagaaatattcgCTTCATCGGTGATACACACATACATTTAATTTTCCAATGAGATTATTAGAGATTGCATCGACTGATATACATGTATAACGATCGATGCTTCTCTATATTGTGAATAACTAgtgtttaatttttatatcggACAATTAGCCTTCTTAActattaagctattaatttggACAATATTTGTAGCGGACAAATAATCCCTGATCAAAGTATAATACATATCCGTTAATCTTTGTTCGAAactataattattttatcaCCACGTTCCAACGATTCGATGGAAACAATTCTTTGTTTAAAAGAAATCGTATTAAAAATCATATATCAAAAGAAATATTCGTTCGATtggaaaattctcaaaattccATTGAACAAACGCGCTTTAGTCGTATTAGTAATTTAGTGGTACAAAATCAATTCGATAAAACGATATGGGGCCATAGAAGAGGTTTCTTGACCAGAGAACGAGCGTAAAAATCACAAATCGTATTAATGGTTTCAGGATTTAACATTCGTGTTGCACGACTTCCTCGAGAAAACCTTATCTACCGATCAACATCTACCGAAGGAGATTCGTTTGCTCGGCATAGACCTCGATCCTATCTTAATCGAACGGGCACGGGAACGCAATCCACGGCCGAATCGTATCGTTTTCGAGTGTCTCGATTTTTTGATCGAGGATCGTAACGGGACACTGGACAAGTATCTTCGTCGATTGGAAAGGTCGCGCTTCGACGTTGCGTTCTGTTTCTCCGTTACGATGTGGATCCACTTGAATCACGGGGACAAAGGACTGATGGAATTTTTGCAAAAGGCTTGTTCGATCACAAACATGATCGTCATAGAACCTCAGCTTTGGAAATGTTATAGAAACGCGTCGAGAAGGCTCAGACGATCAAAGGGCGAAGATTTTCCGTTATTGAAGACGTTGAAACTCACTGGCGATCCGGCAGGGCATATTGAACGCATATTGACTGAATTTTGCAATTTTCGAAGAGTCACGGTTACCGAGAACAATGAGTGGAAACGGAGATTATTAATTTATGAAAGGATGTGAGCTATCGCTTCCAAGATTCATGAGATTCCATATGTTAATCGAAGTCAAACGACCGAACGACGATTTTTTCTTATGCGAATGCGATTGGAAATATTAATACGATGGTTGAAATAATTTTTGCTTTGATAGCTTTAAGTGACTCGTTATTGTCGATAAGTCGATCGTCATTGCACACACTCATTCATTCTCTctccccccccctctctctctctctctctctctgtcatAGGTCCGGTAactgttttttaaatatattttattattacaaatatgCGAGATAGAATATTTTCTTTGTTATAAACAGTAtctaattattcttaaatatcGGTTTAAATAATATCACttaaaatgttatatttataGAAGAAGACTTTGAAATTTGGAAGATTCTTTTGCCTTGCACTGGGCAGTGAGatatattgtatttttttttttttattattataaatagcaGCCACCTTTTTGAGATATACATACTATGTATTTGGAAAGCAAAGATCtaatatttggaaaattttcTTTCACATATTCTTTCACCCATCCTATTTTCTATTCTGTATGATTAAacgtaatttttaaataaatctcATTATTCTCATACACAttggtgttttttttttttttatatttataaatcaaaATGAATCGGCGATATGTATACATATCGGCAAGTTAATTCGAAAAGTCAGTTTCATTCCAACAATATAATAGAGAAGTATAGTAAAAGTATAGTATAGTCCACCACTGTAGTGACGAATGATAAGTAATCACGCGAATATCGAAATTACTATATTATGTTTTCGTAATTAGTTCTTGTATAATATATCGAGAATCAACATGATTATTTCAGTTAAAGGCAAAAATCTTCGTTCGTTCGACgatgagaaaaaagaaaggataaGCAGTCAAAACAAGTTGAGGTTATAATTGTTTAAAGGGAAGGATTCTGAGAACGACGCGAGATGGCAATACCGTACGAATGTTTGTCCCGCTGATGGTGAAGTACCAGCATAACAACAAACTGACATGAATTCTGCGAGCAAGGTAAGCAAAAAAGCAACCATTGTCGCCGATTTTGGGCAGTTTCCCGCCATATAATACTTAATGGTCGTTCCTCCCCACCGCTCGTCTTCCTTTTTCTACGTGAGTCACGTGCTTTTATCCTCGAGTACTCTAGCAATGGAGTCTGTAAGCGGACACAAGGTTAGGTTATGAGCGCTTCTAACATTTTTCATGTATTCTTTCTTCGACAAAATTGTTTGATAGACAAGTATAAGTTGCGTTCCTCGATGAAAATTcctgaaaaaataaatatatcgctATTAATCATATTTCCGACAAATTAACCAACGTTTTAAACGTTATCTGTTTTAGGTTGGTGAAATTTTCACCGCAGCCGGAGCAGCATTTAACAAGTTGGGAGAATTAACGATGCAATTACACCCTACGACTGACTCACCAGCAGggtaattaaataaaacacaCATCTATTATCGCCTTTTGTCATAAGTAGCGTCAATGCGCGTCTAATGCTTTCGCTTAAGTTTTATATGTGAAACTACATACTCTAGAGAAACGCGGGAAAATGTCACGTGGTTTGACGTATTTAAGTATTAACCAATCAGGAACGTAATACTGTGCATCTACAGCTTTGTTCAAGTACTATGTTAGCGTACATCCtttgagtttgaaaatttttgTTGCTATAACGTTATCATTCGTGGCGATTAagaaatacacaaagatattatTAACTTCTGTTATGTTATATTTAACTTACGTTATATAAAGATAACTTAAATATTGTTCACGCTTGTATTCCCTTTAATACGTTTTACAAATTGTCAATGCACGTGGATAAAAAAAAGTATTATAGATTTTAAGCTTGCAAGTGTAGTTgggaattaaataattaaatactttGCATCGCTATCGCTTTACCATAAAAAAGATGGCTGGCTGTATTTTTACATAACTCCTTGTGTCGCTTAATCTGTAGTAAATGGACTGACGAGGAAATTGAGATGCTCCGTCACTCGGTAAAGACCTTCAGTGAAGACTTGAACAAAATAAGTGAACACATCAAGGGACGAACGGTGTAAGTGAATAAGGCTGCATCGAGCCCACGGTTGTTCCTCAATTTCTATGCGTCAGTCTCGACCCAAAATTAACCGGTCGTTTCGACGTTCTAGCTCTCAAATTCGGACAACGTTGAAGAAGAAAGCTTTTGAGGAAGCTGGCGTGCCGATCAGACAACAAATGCTTTCTCAACAGTCAACGCAACAATCGACGGTTCAACAAGTATCGAAGCAACAAACAGGAAATCAAGGATTAATGGGAAAATCGTCCGAAGTCACGTTGAACATGTTAAATGCGCCGGAATCGGAAGTGGATGTTGAGGGACTACCAGAGGAGTGTCAAGTAAAGCTCGAGTTCGAAGGTGCGACGGAAGAAGTAGCTTCTTAATAAGCCGAGATTGACCTTTCCATATGCAATCTTTTTTATCTCGATTTCTAAATATAAGATAATTTTCATATAATGTACGCGCTTAACGTTAAGTAATAATAATGTACCTTCAATAAATTATGTTTCTCAAATAGATTTTTAAAAGTCAGCTACGATTATTTACTTCGTGACATTCTTACCGACCGATGATCTACTAGTGTTTTTAACGAGGGCGCCACAAGCTGAAAAACCAGCGTCACAGACGCGTAAAATAGTTGGCAGCAGTTCCAACTGATGTTGTTCATATATCCCATCGAATAGAGATTTTTTTGTCGATCTTTTGGTAGTCTCTGGTTTCGCGCACGATCATCTAGTTTCGCGACTTACGTTACGTTAGTTCTGTTGCGTGACGCATGTGATTGACAGATTAGCAATGCGACGACTGACAGAGAACCCAACTTGTTCAAGTAGTTAATCGGCAGCACGCACGAGCTGATCTCCTATTGCATTCTCTTTTTCTTAACCGAGTCGCAGCTATCTTATTTTACAGAGAGATTAGCTCGTGTGTGTTCGATCAATGTGTGATGGATCGGTACGGTAAACTCGAGTGAACATTTGCAATTCGGGGCACCTGTGGCTGTGCCAGACGCTTGTAAACACTATAAAATATCGCTACGACTGGAAACGTAACGATGGAAGGAGGCATATTAGAAAGTCCAGAGACTACTCTGGAGAGATCCGATGATGAGATCGCCTTACAAGGATTCTGCAGTCCTAAAAAGCCACTGTACAAAGTTCTTGGCCTGGCATTGATGTGCCTATTAGGCTTTGGTACGACTGTCACTGTTATTGCTCGATTATCTTTACAACGTGATCAAGTAGCCATTGTTCATTATTTATATCTGAACGCTTTTGTTTCGATACATTATGACCTCATCGAGTGTTTAAACTCGAGTTTGAACTCGGTTATCGAGATGACTAATATCTGTTATTTCTTTCCGATTCAATTTTTcgttaaataatttcaattgcTACCCgcgataattttatttattaaattttacgatatgccgatttgatatttttttttcatGAACATCTAAGCCCGTACTTTGACGTTTATTATGTACCACGTATCATAACGAAATGCTAATGAACCTATAAAATTATAGGAAGTGTAATTTTTTTCAATTGTTATTATCGTTACATCGAAAATGTATTTAATTACGAGATACTCGTTACTTGACGATAAACTAAACAATCAATCACGTACATTTGATTATTCCAGTTTTCTCTATTGCCATCGTATTTATGTAACGTTTTTTCAATGATTTATAtactttatttatacatttttttatgaTACTAGGGAAATAAGCTTTTTaagaaataatgtaaaattgtACTCTTACTTTTAATCGTTACTTATTACTTTTCTTTCCTATTGATTTGCGAGaaactatttttattaattgttcTGTGAAAATTTGATTAATCGTGTTTTAGTTCCTTTCTATTGGTTTCCCAAGCGACATAAAATGCTCAATACACGTATACAACGTAACGTACATTTATGAATGGAATCGGTGCAAGTTGTATATGATACACCGTCTATTTTGCACATGGCCTGAGATAAGCCGTATCATCTTGTCTTGGTACTCTTTTGTCCGCGATATTTTACTTTTTCCCCCCTCTTGTTGATGTTTCTGATACCAACAAGACATGTAAAATGCGTTTGCGCGAGTTCGAATCGCATGTAttcggttggcaactaagtgattgcgtattttgtcattaggtgatattgaaaaaatccgcaatcacttagttgccaacccaatatattagTCGAGCACTCTTAAGCGATCAATGATTCGCTTATCATGCGACTGCATTTTCATCCGGCGCATCAATTAATCGAACGAAATGCTTTTATTTGCAGGTTCTTACTTCTGCTTTGACAATCCTGGTGCTTTGCAAGATGACTTTAAAGTCGACTTGCAGATGTCAACTAGtaaatttgttttattgtatTCTATTTACTCATGGCCAAACGTGATTTTATGTTTTATTGGCGGATTTTTATTGGACAGTGTATTTGGCATACGTTTAGGAACAATTATATATATGGGACTTACACTGATCGGTCAGATTATATTTGCAACTGGAGCTATGGTCAACGAGTTTTGGGTGATGATGGTTGGTCGCTTTGTTTTTGGGTACGTTTTTCTCTATAAGCTTGGAATATTTTATGATTATGGTATTAATTTTGGTACATTTGCAGCGTTGGTGCAGAATCATTGGCCGTTGCTCAAAATAATTACGCCGTTTTATGGTTCAAAGGAAAGGAACTGAACTTGGTGTTTGGTTTGCAGCTAAGTTTCGCTAGAGTTGGATCGACCGTGAACTTTTTAGTAATGGAACCAATTTATAATTACGTGTCACAATACTATAAAGGGCCGGAATGTATTGGCATTGTTCTCTTTCTTGCTGCTCTTACCTGTGTGGGTTCTATGATCTGTGCATGTTTACTGGGTATTATGGATAAGCGTGCTGAGAGATTATTAAGAAGGGGGGAGGGGCAAGAAACCGAAGCCGTTAGTTTAACCGATATTAAAGATTTTAAACTAATATTTTGGTTGATCGCTGTCATTTGCATTGCTTATTACGTTGCGATATTCCCGTTCATCGCATTAGGAAAGTAAGTACGACTAATAAGGAATTTGTATAATTGTattttacgtaattacgtactaCGTTAAGTTATTCTTCCCTTTAGAGTATTTTTCGAACGAAAGTATGCGTTCGAACCATCAAACGCGAACATGGTTAACTCTCTCGTGTATTCCATATCAGCCGTTGCGTCTCCCATCTTGGGCTATCTTGTCGATAGAACTGGGAAGAACGTTTCTTGGATGTTTGTCAGTATCCTTGCAACTATAGTAGCTCACGGACTACTCGCATTCACATACATAAATCCTTATGTATGCATGATCCTTATGGGATTAGCATACTCTATGCTCGCTAGCAGTTTATGGCCACTGATCGCACTTGTTACACCAGAATATCAGCTCGGTACTGCTTACGGAATGTAAGTAAAGTTTAACACACTCTTTAAACATCTTTGAAATATTTGACAGTTAATCTTACAAAATCCTTTATTCGCAGTGCACAGGCTGTACAAAATTTGGGCTTGGCTACAACTTCGATATTAGCTGGTATAATCGTTGACCGGGGTGGATACTTTATGCTTGAAATGTTTTTCTTGGGTTGGCTATGGAGTATGTCTTTCCTTCGCATTGCTATTTCGATGAGATCTAAATGTCTGTATACTAATTTCTGATCAACGCTTTAATAGTTTCGTTAATAACCGTTGTTGCAATCTGGGTGTCGGATGTAACAACTACCGGTGGCTATCTGAATATGACGCCAGGTCAGAGAGAGAAATACGAAGAAATTCGACGTACACCGGAAAGTCTCGAAAGAGAAAAGCTACTGGCTCCGGAATCAACTTCTGATTTATCGACTGACGATCTTTTACAACCACAATCTGACATTAGCATTAGAAATCGTTATCTCTCTCGCATTGGAGGAATGGTAATCATGCAATCTTGTTTAAAACgatttaaaaatacttttaatACCGTTAATACGTTGAATACTTTTAGGTACCGCCTAACGTAAAAACACCCATTCACCGGCTATTACGATGATGCATTTTATTTAGatgaatttaaaatataaatatagctATATTCATTTAAAACCTCGGCAAAAAAGTTGCTCACTGTGTCTTCCTATTACACAGCATTAATCTGTGATAATTTCGTAATCGATACGTTTGAATTATAGTCCGAATTACACATAATTCATTTGTAACAGATCGAAAAATAGATCTTTCGTCGACGAATTAATATGCCAATGATCGACAAGTGGCAAAGATATACTTATATATCATTTGTTTTTGGCATTTATTGTAACTACGAATGTTAATAATAATACGATTTTATGAAACACCGTCAAATAACACGATGTTTTTAACACGAACAAACGAAGAATTATTTTCTACATGTTATTTAAAAGAAAacctatataaatatttcaaattacttGTCGTTTAAGATATCGTTTAAGGTGGTTGCAACATGCGACAATCGTGGCATATAAGAGTACCTTAACGCATATTTAGTAATGTACAGTTAACTCGAAGCAAAAGTTAAGAAGATTAAGTTATCTTGCATTGATTGCAACGTTATTATAGTATACGTTACGCTACATTATACCgttcttttttataataatcgAAGCTTTTTGTCATACAACTGGAATAACAAATAAAAGTTTATGAATTTGTGTTTGTTATAAAATGTGTCATGGAAAAGATgtattaaaaacattttttatctaagaaatgtttaatattttcttgacAAAAGTAATTTTATGCATAAAAAATACGCAATCACGCAATTAAAGAATTCGCACTGCCGAAGACAAGAAATTATCGTTTCTCAGgcaaattttgtttaaataccgTATACTCGTGTTTTCTATCGAATAACACGTGAATCGATCGTAGTCATTGCATAGGAGAAAAATGAATTCGATTAAAGTATGAATAATCGTGCTCGAAAAAAGAAGCGTTTGACGTACGACGAGACGACGCCATTGGCTGTGACGCCTGTCAAGACTCAAGACGCTTATTTATACACAGCTGTAGTGTGCAACACGTGCGTAGCCGTGAGCACATTTACTATTAGGAGAATCGCGGTTTTTACTTTAATTTTCGTCGACATGGGGGTCCACGACAACGCAGATTCGAAATATATTGTTATGGGTACTTCGAGTTTCTCGAAATTAGCACCGAAACGTCCTACTACCGTTGTATTTAACGAAAGTTCGAGCAAAATCCAAAAATTCGAGGATAATCAACAAAACGTTCAAGCAGAAAATGTGGATAAAGGAAATATTAGTTTACAACAACAAAGGAAGTCTTTACCGGTCTATAAGCTTCGTAAGCGGTAAGTTACGTATTATTGTTTTTCGTTTTTCGATCGATTTTTTACTGCCATACTTTGCTCCAAATATCGTCTTCAAAGTAGACACGCAGAACATCGTGAAACAAGATGGTGTATCATCGACTATGCAAAGTTGATAACTCGGTTCCTCGTCGTACAGATGGCAGCGTTACATGGAACTAAAAACGCGCGTactgaaaataatttgaaaaatatcccGGCGTTACTCGTATTAGTATAGAAAATTTTAGAGAATATTTCAAGCGATTGTTATTaatcaatatatttatatattataattaattataaatagtcgatatattctaaataatgtaaaaaatacTTTTATCGGATACTTAATTCCCCGTACTTGAATATCTTTTGGCGTTCTCAAACAAAACTGGATTTAAATTGCAAAGTTATTAAATTACGGATAAGTAATTACGGTAGATGACATATATCGCGATTGTTTAGGATTCGATGGTATTTTTAAAAGTACGTAGCTTATAGCAGATATAAATCTGTCTAATTTCCTCcgacttttactttttttaaatttagcgAAAAGATAGAAGATTCGATTTCCTACAAGCAAGTGTTATCGTTGTAGTAAATGTCGTGTCATTAAAGCGAACGACGTAATGGTTTAACTATTACGAAAACGGGGTAATATGGAAAAGTGTAATATGGACATGGAGCGTCCGTAGTTTATTAAAGTTATGTGTATTTGGTATAAATTCATATAATTAGCGGGTTGGAGTATTTAAGATCAAGTCAAAGATAAATCAATAAAACTATTGGATCTACCGATAGCTATCTATTTTTTGCAGAAATACGCAGGACGACGTGGTTTCCACGTGAGCTAATAAACCGCGTTCAACGTTCGTTTCAGGCTACTCGAAGAGATTCGCAGAAACAGCACTCTAATCGTCATTGGCGAAACGGGAAGCGGCAAGACAACGCAAATTCCCCAATTGCTGCTCTCGTCTGGTATTGCAGGCACTATCGGTTGCATCGGTATCACTCAACCTCGAAGAGTAGCCGCGGTGAGCGTGGCTCGCAGAGTTGCACAGGAGCAAGGAGTAGAGCCGGGTAAATTGGTCGGTTATTGCGTACGTTTCGAGGACGTGACTTCGTCGCAAACGAGAATCAAGTATCTGACCGATGGAATGATGGTTCGCGAGGCGATGACCGACGAGATTTTATCGGATTATTCGGTGGTGATCCTCGACGAGGCTCACGAACGCTCGGTGCAAACCGACGTATTGCTCGGCGTGGCGAGAAGGGCGCAAAATTTACGAAAGCTTAAGAATCTGCCGCCGCTGAAGCTGCTGGTAATGTCAGCTACGATGGACGTCGATAAGTTCAGCAAGTATTTCCAAGCACCAGCGGTGTACTTAGAGGGTCGTCAGCATCCGGTGAAGATTTATCACGCCGTCAAGTCGCAGGAGGATTATGCGTTCTCTGCTCTTGTTACAGCTTTCCAGATTCATCGCGACAACCCTGCTaagtaattttttttattcgctCTGTTCCTACCTTTGCTTCCGTAAAATATGTCATTTTCGAGTTGCCGAAATATTCTCGCGGCTGTAAATCTTGTATAGTTTTCGTTTCGCGGTATCGATCTTTTTCTACGATACCTGCAGGTATGAAGAGAAATGACAAGTAAGTAGGTAATTATGCAACTATATCTTTTCAGCTTCGCGTTTATCTCCAACGAATGGTCGATACCTCGCAAAATCAATTTCGATCGATTATCGATGGACGCAATTTTTATTCAACTTTtcttacacacacacacacacacacacacacacacattatGTATTTGTAATAATATGGACGGTAGAAAACTTAAACTTATGACGGTAGCTTTAAGCGCATAAGCTGCTTATAGCATGGGCAGAATGTTGCCAGagtgaaatgaaaattatatagCTCTTTTTAAATGGAATCGTACGATTTTGGAGCAGCTCGTTGCTTCCTATAAATAATTCTCAGAGTGTAACATTTTCGGTGGAAAAATTCGGTTTATCGGTTTACCTTGTACGAAATCATTAACCATCCTTTCAGATAATTCGCGTTTAATATATAAAAGACCACTTGCCGAGACGATGATAATCGTAACGCGTCATTGTGCTACAACATTTTGTTTCTCTTTCGAGTTTAATTTAAATAGAACTCGATCGCAGCTTATCGAAGGTAAATTATGGAGTACTTGTCACGAATTTCCTCCAATTTTCTAGTTAAAAGCGTTCCGCGATACGATAATAGAAATATCGTCGAGTGTAAATTTTTCAGCTTATTAGACCATTTGCAAGATGCCCGTGTATTCGCATAACGCCGTTACTTTTATTCGATCAGAGGCGAGCAGGTTCGAGTACGAAGCCTGGGCAAGTGGGTCAGAAGGAAAGAGACGATTTCCAGAAACTTTTTGTCTCTTTTCCAGCGAGGATATTCTGGTTTTTCTAACCGGGCAAGAAGAAATAGAGGCTGCGGCTACGAGCGCGAGACAAGTAGCTAAACAATTGGATGGACAGGGTTATCCGTCGTTGAAGGTGTTTCCATTGTACTCGGCTTTGCCGACGCATCAACAATTGGAAGCCTTTAAACCATCCTCTCCTGGAATGAGAAAGCTGATTTTGTCCACCAACGTGGCTGAAACTTCCGTTACCATCGGCGGTATGAGTTTATTTCCAATTATCTCCCCTATCCGATCGTCTCTAATCTCTTCAGGGCGAATATCTTTCTTTACGTTGGACGAACTCTTCTTTCGCGAGATTTAAATCGATACtttgttacaacgtatacgtaCACCTCTTTGGTTGAGACACACGGACATTTTTTTGATCGATCTTACGATATATGTTTTAGAAAAGGGGAGGACGAAGAAAATATTCTAATCTTCGATTTCATTGATCTCCGTTGATTCAGATCGATTTAATTCAGAGCGTTTTTCGATTTAATTCAGAGCGAAGAAACAAAAAGCAAGAGTAGAAAGGAAGTTACAGGTAGATGGAAGCTAGAACGCCAAAGATAGCGTTCGTACATACATGTACGATGATACGATGGTCGGATTCGTGTCGATTATGGATAATGATGAATTACGAATTCGTTGGAGTCCTTTTATTATGTCACGATTAAATGTAAATAGAATCAAAATTTCGAGGAAGATAACCGAGGCAGGTAATTTTGATCATTTGCTTTTGTCATTTATGCGAAGCATTTACGAGAAAATGTACAAAATCCGCAAATTGCGCGTACTTACGCAAATGCATATTTTCATAGAATACAAAGGAAGACACGAAATCAAGATAGAAATTTGTTATCTGTTTTTGATTAAAGGATTATGCAGGCTGTTTTAACGAACGAACGCTGTTTGGTTCGAAGGTGGCATCGTACGGTGCAAATTACTTTTACGTAGATGCGGAAAAGCGGGCAAGATTTTAAGGACGACTTTATCTCTTTTACACGGAACCGTATATCTTTGCATATCGTAGGGATCGATCCATCCCTACGAGAATGTATCGACCTATGTATGCCGGAAAACTATCGATTTGGCGGATATTTCGATTTTAATTTGTCAAATTGGACGTATGGTAGACGCGAGGGTATCGTTTCTTCGAACGTCTTAATAGCCGTGCGACGTTTTCGAACGTTTCATCTCGAATAGCAATCCTGGTCGATCCTGCGAGCTTCGTTAACGCGATACCGAGATAGTCGGCTTTCGTGTTTTCCGCGCTAACGCGAACTCGCTTTCCACG
This window encodes:
- the LOC126919508 gene encoding probable RNA methyltransferase CG11342, with amino-acid sequence MSEHEARSTKNKERQEDKTDPGASRHGNFMNYYQFHPAEERVRQLPCGVWHSTHPDRKYVGLDVGCNAGDLTFVLHDFLEKTLSTDQHLPKEIRLLGIDLDPILIERARERNPRPNRIVFECLDFLIEDRNGTLDKYLRRLERSRFDVAFCFSVTMWIHLNHGDKGLMEFLQKACSITNMIVIEPQLWKCYRNASRRLRRSKGEDFPLLKTLKLTGDPAGHIERILTEFCNFRRVTVTENNEWKRRLLIYERM
- the LOC126919510 gene encoding chromatin complexes subunit BAP18 isoform X2, which encodes MNSASKVGEIFTAAGAAFNKLGELTMQLHPTTDSPAGKWTDEEIEMLRHSVKTFSEDLNKISEHIKGRTVSQIRTTLKKKAFEEAGVPIRQQMLSQQSTQQSTVQQVSKQQTGNQGLMGKSSEVTLNMLNAPESEVDVEGLPEECQVKLEFEGATEEVAS
- the LOC126919510 gene encoding chromatin complexes subunit BAP18 isoform X1; the protein is MVVPPHRSSSFFYVSHVLLSSSTLAMESVSGHKVGEIFTAAGAAFNKLGELTMQLHPTTDSPAGKWTDEEIEMLRHSVKTFSEDLNKISEHIKGRTVSQIRTTLKKKAFEEAGVPIRQQMLSQQSTQQSTVQQVSKQQTGNQGLMGKSSEVTLNMLNAPESEVDVEGLPEECQVKLEFEGATEEVAS
- the LOC126919510 gene encoding chromatin complexes subunit BAP18 isoform X3, yielding MVVPPHRSSSFFYVSHVLLSSSTLAMESVSGHKVGEIFTAAGAAFNKLGELTMQLHPTTDSPAGSQIRTTLKKKAFEEAGVPIRQQMLSQQSTQQSTVQQVSKQQTGNQGLMGKSSEVTLNMLNAPESEVDVEGLPEECQVKLEFEGATEEVAS
- the LOC126919502 gene encoding major facilitator superfamily domain-containing protein 1-like; this translates as MEGGILESPETTLERSDDEIALQGFCSPKKPLYKVLGLALMCLLGFGSYFCFDNPGALQDDFKVDLQMSTSKFVLLYSIYSWPNVILCFIGGFLLDSVFGIRLGTIIYMGLTLIGQIIFATGAMVNEFWVMMVGRFVFGVGAESLAVAQNNYAVLWFKGKELNLVFGLQLSFARVGSTVNFLVMEPIYNYVSQYYKGPECIGIVLFLAALTCVGSMICACLLGIMDKRAERLLRRGEGQETEAVSLTDIKDFKLIFWLIAVICIAYYVAIFPFIALGKVFFERKYAFEPSNANMVNSLVYSISAVASPILGYLVDRTGKNVSWMFVSILATIVAHGLLAFTYINPYVCMILMGLAYSMLASSLWPLIALVTPEYQLGTAYGIAQAVQNLGLATTSILAGIIVDRGGYFMLEMFFLGWLWISLITVVAIWVSDVTTTGGYLNMTPGQREKYEEIRRTPESLEREKLLAPESTSDLSTDDLLQPQSDISIRNRYLSRIGGMVPPNVKTPIHRLLR
- the LOC126919496 gene encoding ATP-dependent RNA helicase DHX33 is translated as MNNRARKKKRLTYDETTPLAVTPVKTQDAYLYTAVVCNTCVAVSTFTIRRIAVFTLIFVDMGVHDNADSKYIVMGTSSFSKLAPKRPTTVVFNESSSKIQKFEDNQQNVQAENVDKGNISLQQQRKSLPVYKLRKRLLEEIRRNSTLIVIGETGSGKTTQIPQLLLSSGIAGTIGCIGITQPRRVAAVSVARRVAQEQGVEPGKLVGYCVRFEDVTSSQTRIKYLTDGMMVREAMTDEILSDYSVVILDEAHERSVQTDVLLGVARRAQNLRKLKNLPPLKLLVMSATMDVDKFSKYFQAPAVYLEGRQHPVKIYHAVKSQEDYAFSALVTAFQIHRDNPANEDILVFLTGQEEIEAAATSARQVAKQLDGQGYPSLKVFPLYSALPTHQQLEAFKPSSPGMRKLILSTNVAETSVTIGGIRHVIDTGVVKARTHHPTTGLDVLRVEKVSKAQAWQRTGRAGREAAGKCYRNYTKEEFERMKEMPVPEIQRCSLAGVALQLLAIGVDITTFDFMDKPPKEAVDVAVTCLEKLGAVKGSPPQLTTLGRTMSLFPLDPRFTKVILASAEHQCLEEALTVVALLSGESVFTDPPAKRQQAYVARSRFASPEGDHVTLLNVFRAYSNTKQKKVWCHENFLHHRNLEYATEVRQQLATLAERANLEKASCGTNTEQLRKALLEGLYDNLAELQRDQTYITVSSKQPVAIHPSSTLHASKPPLILFTEVVATGRCYLRGLSVIDCSWLTEKGIGVGKHD